The sequence TTAGTCATACAGACATACTGCCTCAAATAAACCCTTCACTGCAACAGTTCTAATGTTAACATATTTGCATTCGTAATGCCCTGGCAAAGATTTAATGGACTTGATATGCCACCATTCACAGTGATCCCTGTTCTTAGAAAGCATGGTTCTCAGTGCCCGCCCTGCACAATTACTTAATGGCTTCAGCTATTTTGCATATCTACAGGAGTAACAAAACCCATAAATGTCAGCCAGTAGAAAAGTACTGATTTATGTCTTTTGTCTCTATCAAGGCTTTAGTTAGGAGGGTTTACAACATGCTGAACATATTGAGTAAATACAGCACTGCTAAAAGCGCACTCTTATGTTGTAGATACATAAAGGACCATTTACTGTATGCAAATGTGAATTAGAGCTTACAAATCCACAATTGCAGGAATTCCATCAGTAGCCAGAGTTCAATAACTCTTCAGTCTTCAAGTGTGTGGATAATGGTCACTGTGACTGCACATCACTGCAATTCAAAATCTCATCCATCCAGCGCTGGACAATGTTAGCCACTGAAATAACATAGATAAGGGAGTGTGTGTCGATGCTGGTAGAGCTCTGTGCTATTGTACAAGTCGATGAGTGATAGACAGGAGTGGATGGGTACGTACTATTCACAGTCGTCCATGTGGCAGCTTGCATTTTCACATTGGTACAGTATGTTTGTCAGCTTTAGACAACGCAGACACTTACGCACTGCCGTGGGCAAGAAATATAGTGTTCTGCCAGCCAACTGCGTCATGGGCACATGCATGTCCTACGTATCACCGCGGAGTCCCTCACATATACATGTCTGCATGATATACAGTGGCATAATGTATTAGCAACTTGAAAAATCATGCACGCAACAGACAGCAACACGGGGACCCCACTCGAAGTTGAAAAAGCAAGTCTAATGTTATCTTTTTGTCAAATTAGATGTAAATGAGTGCTAGTCAATTTTCTTTCCAATCTAGCTGCATGTAGTACAGAGTTTGCTGAtgtcggaaaaaaaaaaggctttaaccAGAAAAAGAAGCAAAGGCTCACACTGCCTCGCACAGAGATCATTAACTGCATTTACAAGAATGCAAGGGCAATTTTGACAGGAGACTTCATTTTTCCACATCCTTCGaaagggaaaataaatgatGATAGATCAGACTCGTTTTAAACAAATGAGTGGAAATTAAAATCTTTTTGTGTCAAATATGGATGATTGAATGAACAAAGGAATGAATGAAGTGAGAGCTTCAGATCATATCACTGACATGGCAGGGAAATATTCTGTTTAACAAGATTACCATGGTGTTCATCCATGCACTTAGATCAAGAGAAAATCTTTGAAGCCTGAAGAATTCACTTTAATGTGTCTGAGCCTTGTGAGTCATAGGCAAAACTGTGATGTCTAATGTTAGGGCTACAGTGCGGTGCCACAGGTGGCCTGTTATAATGTGTATTTTCGGAAGTGACACTCTCATCTCGGTGCTCCCATGGGGGGGTCTCAGCGCTGTGTCACACAGATTGGGTGAAGTGAGAAAGGAAAATCAGTTTGATCTTTCCAAATTATACACAAGAAACGTGCAACTTccagaaaatgtttattttattcataaacTTTTCATAAAAATAACAACATCAATATTGATTTTAGTATTGTAGAAACTGCCTATGTACAAAATCTTTACTTCAACAGTTAATATAACTTAAGGCGAGttaaatgactttttttcccttttttttttcagtatccAGTGATCATTTTACCCAACGTTTTTATTAATCAATTTTTGCTAAAGTGAAGATTTCAGCATAAAGAACCTCCAGCAAGAGATTCCCGGAAGTCAAAAGTCTTTCATCCACAAGGTAAAGTTTACATAAACTCGCAGCAATGTGTGCTACCTGATTACTTAGAAgcaatgtttttataatttgcTAGTAATTTCCAGCGTGGTTTAACATAATACTGTACAAactgtaaaatatttttttgtcaaaaaatctGTACCTCAACTAGAGTACATTCCCTTTTAAATCTAGATCAACATTCAGTGAAATATCCCTCATCATACCAGCAACGGGACGATGTGCGAAAATGCTTTCAATATCAAATTGTCACATTTAAAATATTGTGTTACCAAACAATAGCCCTCAAAAAACCATGACATTGTTTATGGTTGATAATACATTTCACCTTCGAAAGGACGCTAGAATATGATCATTGCAAAATATACAGTTATCTATAAAAATACAAAGAAGTACAGTGTtacaaatatatttatttcCCATTTATGATATATCTTTCACAACTGTAATAATCCAAACAATTGTAACACAACACAAAGACCAATGACAAAAACACTGACGGCAAAATGATAAGAAGATCAACAAACACTAAATTGATCAAAGATGGACAGCTTTATGGTAAAAAAAACCATAAATGTGTTAGCCTACATTCATGTCAAAAACCTCCACTTTGATGTGAAGGAGGACCTTGACAGTGGTTGATACTCCGGTTAAAGGGAAAAATAACTGACATAAACATGCATTTTAAGAAACATAGTCCAAACCATTGCTCTAAGAATGCTAAAAGCAGAAAATAAGAATCTTAAATGGAGATAATAATCTTTAAGTGCAATCCATCCATGCTCAGCGGCGAATGGAGGTCGGAGCTGTCCGTATGAAGAGGTGCTGAACAGCAGTCATGCagtgcagagcagagaggtttgGCTCCACTGAAAGTAACAGCAACAAGTCATTGTTGATCTGTTTACTGACTTTTACAACTTATATGTGGTTGCATAAAGTCAGCAGCAACAGGCAATAAGGCCGAAGCAGTCCTCTTCCCCCCCTCTGCTCCCCATAAACGCTAATACTTGCAAAACCTCTGAGGTTAAGCATTGGCTTGCCAATCAAAACCAACCCAGACATCAACTTGGAGTCAGCTGGCTTATCTTCCAAGACGGAAAGATCCCAAAAGGCCCTACTATAAGTGTGTGGACACACAGCCTCGTCTTCAAATCCCCTCGGGGAGAGTGAATGGCCATGTCCCGTTGGTCACCTGTGGCTTAATTTCCATTTTCTCCTTCTGTTTCAGATGTACGCGTCCATGCCGTTTTCTCTCGTCGCTGCGGGCGAACCGTTTGCCGCACACGTCGCAGGAAAACGGCTTCTCCCCCGTGTGAGTCCTAGTGTGGGTGGTAAGGTGATCACTACGGCTGAAACTGCGCAAACAGATGCGGCACTGGAAAGGTTTGTGGCCCGTGTGGATACGAATGTGCCGGTTGAGCTCGTCCGAGCGGGAGAAGCGCCGGTCGCAGCTCTCCATCGGGCAGGTAAAGGGTTTCTCTTTGGCTGAGCCGTGAGAGGCAGCGGGGCTCTTTCTGGCCCTGGGGGGCTTCGTCACACGGTTGGTGTAACTTTGCGAAAATGAATCAGGCAACAAAGAAGAGTACAGAATGGAGTCTATGGTGCTCGGCAAAGCTGGTGATGCGTACAAAGTATCGCACTGGTTAGATGGCTGTGGAGGCTCGGGGAAGGGTTTCAGGTTAGAGGAGAGGCCcattggtggtggtggtgggaggTAATTGTTGTACAGGGGACTAGAGTAGCTCTGAGAACAGGTGTCAGAGAAACATGGCTCCTGCTTGATTCCCCCCTCCACTTTAAACTCCATCTCTGGATTGGGACATATTGGGGGAAATGTGTCTAAAAGGTCCTTCACGTCCATTTGCTGGTCAGGGGGGAAATCACTTGACATCGGAAAGGTCTCTGTCTGGAAACTCGTCTCCAAACAGTCAGACTTACTAAATGTTCCCCACTCGTAGCAGCTGCTTTCAAACTCGTTCTTGATCACGACGGGGAAAGAGGCAGCTTCTGACTTTGGTTCAGTCTTCTTCTGGTTTGGAGCTCGGGAGGAGCCGAAGCTAAGCTGGGAAGTGGACGGGTCTTGGGCCTGGCTGCCGGCCTGATCATCCGTATACCTCGGGCAGGTCTGATCTGGAGAATATACATGATGGTTAGGTCCCGGGCAGGTGTACGTTTGCCTTTTGGCACCAGAGTCTCCGAAAGCATTACTGCTCTCCAGAGGCGCAGGCGATGGATAAGTTTCCCGACTGTTGCCGCTCTCATGCACTTCTAAAAGTGGCACTGTCGATATACCAACAATCTCAGTGATCATACTGAGAAGTGTCTCCGTGCTGCACGGCGCTCCTTGAGATGCCTCAACATAGAAACTGCCGGAGTAGGCGAGCGAGGAGGGGGTGTAGGTGTCTTTTGGGCACTCGCAGGGGTTAAAAGCGAATTCCGAGTTGGACGCCTCGGTTTTGAGGGTTGCAGGAGTTCCTTCTGTTGAATTAGAAAAGAAGAGAACTTTGTCACCGCGAGTGTCGCAAAACAGTGCAATTTAAACGAAGGAAAAACACATCTGCGTTACATAAACATTCACGCGCATTTTGACTCAGAGATTCCTTCAAATAAAACCAAACTGCACAGAAAGCGTTGTCCCTATCCTTCGGTGCTCCGATTCGACATGTCTATATAGTCGTGCATGCAGATTAATCGACTGTGCAAACATGCCAACTCACCGTGGCCAAACTGGGCAGGTACCCCCCGCTCTGCATCGACATACATCTCCTGGGTGTCTTTCCGCGCACTGTTTTCCATTCCCAAGGAAGAAGTGTTGCAATTCTCAAACTGAGGGTAAAAAGAATCTTTCGCATTCAAATCCATATTGTTCAACATAATGATACACTCAGAAGTCCGTTTCTTCCAGTGGCAATAAAAAGGTAAAAGGGGAAAACAAATTATGCAGAtgagatttttctttcaaaCCCCCTTTTGATGGTTTCCAACAAATGATCCAAAGTAGTCTTTgtcaaaaggattttttttttgtgtgtcttttttaaaaagaagaaaatgtaaGGTATTCCTTTTCGTCTCTGCTCCTCGGTAGGTATTTGCTTGCTGTGGATTTCACATCAGCGACTTCCCCTTTCTCTCCTTATATACACTTTGGCAGCTCCCTCGGCCCTCCTCCCCATTCATCAGCTCCAGTGAGAGGATTCCCCGCTGCGTGTAAACTTCATGCCCATATATGGACAGAGGATGTGACGGAGTCCCCTTCCCCCGCCCCCTCCCAAAAAATatcctcctttctctccatACAGGAGAGATGGAGTCTGACGTTGCAACAAGTGGTGACCAGTGTTGGTTGATATTTCCTTTCTAcaatctttctctttttctacaTTAAAAAATagtcattttaaaatgaaaccaCCTTGTAGTGAAGAGACAGCATGCCAACCGTCCGCCAATCAAATCATCACACTGAAACGACGTAGCTGCTTCATCCAGTGATCATGAAAGTCACTAATTAACGAAGTATGAAGGGAATGTCGCGTGAAAGTTTTAGTTCTGAAATAACTCAAccattttggaccatttcacAAATGTTCCTCTAAACTCAAATGAGCAATTGaaccaaaaaaatatatattttgatgTCTTACACAAGCCATGAAAACCAAGCTTTTAAGTCACCCTATACCTAAACTACAACACTTTGAAGTTGAATAAGTTTAATATTGTTCATAAGTCTAGAAACATAccagaaaacaaaacaccacaTGCCTTAaacaaattatatatatatgatatgatacataaatatatatatatatgcatgtatgtatataaAACAGTGCCTACGGTACTGTAGGAAAATCAAATTCAAGGACTACTCTTGAAATAATTACAGAGCACGTTTATCTTCACGATTCAAGGAAAAATAAAGGGTCAATAAGGGTAAGGTAAACCAATATTATTTTTTGAAACAAACGTTATAGCACAAAACCAGAAGATACCACACTGAAAAGTGTTCTAATAAAACGTGAAGTTACTTTATTTGCTCGCATGTGTCGAAGTATCTTTGTGTAGTCTATAAATGAAAAAACGTTATGCCTAATACACATTTAGGAATAATCTGCAGTCCAGTTCAACCAAACagttcagccccccccccccccccccttcatatCTAGTTTTAGTTTCTCATTTCCTGTCGAGGTACCGCTGGAAATTGTTGCTTTCACGATCAGGGCGAGTAACTGCAAAGCCCAGTCCGAACGAACCCTTAGCCTTTAAAAGCAAAGAAGGGAGTCGATAACACCCCTGAGGTGTTCAGTGGTTGAACCCAACTGTTCACATGACATTTCAACCcccaaagcatttttttttctttctatttcgcATCTGTTGCCGGGTGCACTCCGTGGCCACACTTCCTATTACAAAAAGTCGATACTCTTTCATAGGACGCTGATGTCTGCAGCAGACCTCTGGCACCGGCTGGAAGTTCAGCACCATGGATAGCGACGGTGCCGCATTCAGCCTTGTAATCAAACATGAACCAACAGGACACAGacccttttctttttatttcacacTGAATGGATACTGTCCTTCTGTACTCA is a genomic window of Odontesthes bonariensis isolate fOdoBon6 chromosome 4, fOdoBon6.hap1, whole genome shotgun sequence containing:
- the LOC142379282 gene encoding uncharacterized protein LOC142379282, producing the protein MLNNMDLNAKDSFYPQFENCNTSSLGMENSARKDTQEMYVDAERGVPAQFGHEGTPATLKTEASNSEFAFNPCECPKDTYTPSSLAYSGSFYVEASQGAPCSTETLLSMITEIVGISTVPLLEVHESGNSRETYPSPAPLESSNAFGDSGAKRQTYTCPGPNHHVYSPDQTCPRYTDDQAGSQAQDPSTSQLSFGSSRAPNQKKTEPKSEAASFPVVIKNEFESSCYEWGTFSKSDCLETSFQTETFPMSSDFPPDQQMDVKDLLDTFPPICPNPEMEFKVEGGIKQEPCFSDTCSQSYSSPLYNNYLPPPPPMGLSSNLKPFPEPPQPSNQCDTLYASPALPSTIDSILYSSLLPDSFSQSYTNRVTKPPRARKSPAASHGSAKEKPFTCPMESCDRRFSRSDELNRHIRIHTGHKPFQCRICLRSFSRSDHLTTHTRTHTGEKPFSCDVCGKRFARSDERKRHGRVHLKQKEKMEIKPQVTNGTWPFTLPEGI